From Chryseobacterium gallinarum, one genomic window encodes:
- a CDS encoding porin, with protein sequence MAPQVLQEPEDTETEKKTQLFFHDAWNEYAVILPGEAGKFSLSLGAGLHYYMGLSRMTMASTLNFLTVDSPVFSWPLIDNSDQFARQLGMFAKGKYGKLEYRLSLNKPFATDLTPVNVTDPSKAIAVDNNGNPSFSKAGYLEYQFLDEESNTLPFKVGSYLGTKKVFNVGAGFYHQADGTRTSVNSNIEKHDITLFAVDAFADIPLGEAKNKMAISAYAGYYNYNFGPKYVRNLGTMNIGANDPNFIGNKAIAGPGNLQPTIGTGNIIYAQAGLLLPSQAEKPKIRIQPFAAYTHKNFEAFDKSSSQFDIGANWFIDGHHAKITTQYSTRPVYTSPTESPSSKGEFIVQFQIYL encoded by the coding sequence GTGGCGCCACAGGTACTTCAGGAACCGGAGGATACGGAAACGGAAAAAAAAACACAACTGTTCTTTCATGATGCCTGGAATGAGTATGCAGTTATTTTACCCGGGGAAGCCGGAAAATTCAGTTTATCTTTAGGGGCAGGACTCCATTACTACATGGGGCTTTCCCGGATGACCATGGCGTCAACACTTAATTTCCTAACCGTAGATTCTCCTGTTTTTTCCTGGCCGCTGATAGACAATTCGGATCAGTTTGCAAGACAGCTGGGAATGTTTGCCAAAGGGAAATACGGAAAATTAGAATATCGTTTAAGTTTAAACAAACCTTTCGCTACTGATCTCACGCCGGTAAATGTAACAGACCCTTCCAAAGCTATAGCTGTAGACAACAATGGCAATCCCAGTTTTTCAAAAGCGGGATATCTTGAATATCAATTCCTTGACGAGGAATCCAACACCCTTCCTTTCAAAGTAGGTTCTTATCTGGGAACAAAGAAAGTGTTTAATGTGGGAGCTGGTTTTTATCATCAGGCAGACGGAACGAGGACTTCCGTCAATTCCAATATTGAAAAGCATGACATCACCCTGTTTGCAGTAGATGCGTTTGCAGATATTCCGTTGGGAGAAGCTAAAAACAAAATGGCCATTTCTGCTTATGCCGGATATTATAACTACAATTTCGGTCCTAAGTATGTAAGGAACCTGGGAACCATGAATATCGGAGCCAATGATCCCAATTTCATCGGCAATAAAGCAATTGCAGGACCAGGAAACCTGCAGCCGACCATCGGAACAGGTAATATTATCTACGCACAGGCCGGTTTACTGTTGCCGAGCCAGGCAGAGAAGCCAAAAATCAGAATACAGCCTTTTGCAGCTTATACTCACAAAAATTTTGAAGCTTTTGACAAGTCTTCATCTCAATTTGATATTGGGGCCAATTGGTTCATCGATGGGCATCACGCAAAAATCACAACCCAATACTCAACAAGACCGGTTTATACCAGCCCCACCGAAAGCCCATCTTCAAAAGGGGAATTCATTGTACAGTTCCAGATCTACCTGTAA